A single genomic interval of Candidatus Neptunochlamydia vexilliferae harbors:
- a CDS encoding TraR/DksA family transcriptional regulator, with the protein MPLKKSEIETFKKRLLEMKEQLGASLKSVSDDVKTPDDSKGYSQHQADEGTDDFGQTISIEVSSQEQGIIRQIDRALEKIEEGTYGKCDVSGEEIPIKRLEAIPYATMTVASQEKFEKGMI; encoded by the coding sequence ATGCCATTAAAAAAATCAGAGATTGAAACATTCAAAAAACGCCTTTTGGAAATGAAAGAGCAGCTGGGAGCCTCTTTAAAATCGGTTTCCGATGATGTCAAAACCCCCGATGATTCAAAAGGATACTCTCAACATCAAGCCGATGAGGGGACTGATGATTTTGGACAAACGATCAGCATCGAGGTTTCATCGCAAGAGCAGGGGATCATCCGACAGATCGACCGCGCCCTTGAAAAAATCGAAGAGGGGACCTATGGAAAGTGTGATGTTTCTGGCGAAGAAATTCCGATCAAGAGACTCGAAGCCATTCCTTATGCAACAATGACCGTCGCATCCCAAGAAAAGTTCGAAAAAGGGATGATTTAG
- the nrdR gene encoding transcriptional regulator NrdR, with translation MKCPFCGHEESKVTDSRTASETNAIRRRRECLQCSKRFTTFETVDISLQVKKRDGSYEDFSLQKLIKGLDSASRHTRISHDQVRDLASAIASELMENQVREIDTTKLGALVMEKLRALDTVAYIRFACVYKRFKDVDEIMDAIHTIAPK, from the coding sequence ATGAAGTGCCCCTTTTGTGGACATGAAGAGTCTAAAGTAACCGATTCTCGCACAGCAAGCGAAACCAATGCCATTCGGCGGCGACGGGAATGTTTGCAGTGCTCCAAGCGGTTTACAACTTTTGAAACGGTCGATATTTCCCTTCAGGTAAAAAAACGGGATGGAAGCTACGAAGACTTTAGTTTGCAAAAGCTGATTAAAGGGCTGGATAGCGCATCACGCCACACCCGAATCAGCCACGACCAAGTGCGCGATTTAGCATCAGCGATTGCGAGTGAACTGATGGAAAATCAGGTGCGTGAAATAGATACGACAAAACTAGGCGCCCTTGTCATGGAAAAGCTCCGCGCTTTAGATACGGTTGCTTATATCCGCTTTGCGTGTGTGTATAAGCGGTTTAAAGATGTTGATGAAATTATGGATGCAATCCATACGATTGCACCAAAGTAA